Part of the Calliopsis andreniformis isolate RMS-2024a chromosome 12, iyCalAndr_principal, whole genome shotgun sequence genome, TTTAGTATTAAGTATGATGAATTGATTAGAATTGTGGAATATTTGTAGTGTGTTAATTTTACCTTGAAGTAAAAGTTAGTTGTTTTTCTGTCTGTTTTAAATGTGAATCGTAAGGAATGATTGAGTAGAACGTTTATATCTTGCATTAACACGAACATAAATGAAGTGGTTAGACGTAAGAGGATGCGGTAAATTGGGATGGCTTCTTCCTAGATATTACTTAATCCTATTTTAGGAAACAGAGAATCCCACTCACCAGTGTCAGAGAAATCCAAACAACTTCGGATTTCCCTGAAAAGGCAGTGACTAGTTAAGTTAAATTTCAAAGTTGATTTCATGAAGTAAATTATATTTGTGAATGAATATTTCtacaaaattcaatattttatacAATAACACGTTAGGTATATCTATAGTGCtacaaattaaattttaatataaaaacagTTATGGCAGACTGTATCACTGTTGCTTATTCAAGAAGTACATAAAACATTATATTAGAAACTTCCAATTAAATACTATGTTGTCACTATCATAGTTTTATTTTCCTAATTTTCTTATTATCAATAAACAGTAAATCCATATTATCGAGCAATAGCacgaaaacaaataaatgcaaatgAATTTTATTACAATGTCTGTAATCGACATTGATCACCGACAATCTTAAGACGTcagggattgaagggagagaacGATCAGGATGTTATCAAGCACCGATTACACGCAAGAAAATAAAAGATCCGGGAGTCCCATACGAGGCGTAAAATGGAAAATCGAACATCGACAGCCACAAGGATCTGAAGCTTAAGCCAGAATGACGCTCAACGATATTAAAAGCTCGTCCTTCCACCGTTTCCGTTTCCGACTTTTGTAATTTCCCGTAGCTTTCAGTATTCGTGCGCGATTCGAAGGATTTATCAGCGATGCCGACTGCTTACGTGCGAGTACAAGTAGCTGATAACGATTTATACTTTCAGAAATAAAAATCGACGGTTCCAACTGAAATTCCTGTTGTGGGACCTGATTCCAACGATTGTAGAATTGCTTAACAGAATTCTCTACAGTGTCACAAGACTTTCATTGTATGAATTAGCTGCATCGAATACCCACAGAAAAATATATGTATTCTATTTTGGAAAAAGTATTTAGAGTTTTAGGGAATGTGAATGTAAGTAGATGAAGAGTGAATATAAATGATGTCTtataaaaattgataatttATTCAAAGTATTTGCagcatagatataaaatttaaGAAGAATTTTCTCAGTATGCTTTGAAGTTTGAAACTTTAAATTGTGGAAGATCTAATAGAGTGAATACACAATATTTCTTGAATAATAAATCACAAATTTGATGAAAAAGTTAGACATATTCTGAAAAATCTGACCTTGTGGGTGGTAGCGAGTTTGACGATGATCAGATGTAGTCGGGATTCCTTGGGCACGCGAAGAACTAATTTTTCAGAAGTTACTGTGCCGCGAACACTTGTTAAACGACTTCGAAGACGAATTTCGATAGTCAAGGAACAGATATATCCACGGTTGAGGAGAATCGGTGGAATGCAAGTCGTTCAACAAGTGGCCGCTTTTATACAGAGACGCGCTAAGTAGTAGCTGCTTTAGCGCAAGCGTGGCCGAGGACCACCAAGACAGGACGAGGAACAATTTCAGTGAGTAAGCTTTGCGATCTTAAGGGACTACCGATGAACGATCCTCCTGCTTCTATGTGCAATCTCGATTAATTTTGTTGAATGCTTCTGCTATCCTTTCGTTACGATTACCTCCCATCCCTCTTTAATAATTCtaaactgtttgctgttatttcaTATAACGAGACAGCACACAGAAGAATCttcgtgttttatttattcctaTATTGCGATAAATTGTTTCTTTCATGTTTGTGTAAAAATGATAGTGAAAATATTAATAGAAGGGAGGGATAAATTGTAATTTCATCTTTTTTGCTTTGGAATGTGGATATTTAGCAAGTGTGACTGAGGTTGTTTGTAGTTTCTAAATTAATGTTTAAATTAATGAATAGCCTCTTTGGCAAAGCATAAAGAAGTAATTAGCGTCTTCATGGAATTTCGAAATAAAAGAAGCTTCCTTTGATACGAAGTATAAAGGAGCTGCTCATTATTGATTCCTGGATATTACATTTTTCTTTAATGGGACTTTATGCTAGGAGTAACTAAAAACATAATTCGTCTTGCGATACTGCTTTTGGAATAATTGTCTGAAATTCGTTCGTAATCATTTGCTAATGACACATATTTTTTAAGAAATGGTTGATTTAGATAATCTACGATTATTTTTGAATTAATTTTAACATTTCAAAATCTATAATATAGAAAATCTTttagctggttgtaattaaacattttcttcgttagtaaagtaaaagaaaattttaggttggaaattatataatttatttacaCATTCCATGAGATAAGTTCATACAGTAAGCACTGTTTCGAATTTCAACCATCAGCCTCAGCGGTTCTAAGTTAACAGCGGCTGATCAGGTAGGGAGTGTATCTACTTCAGGGAAAGCTTCTCTCAGACACAGACTGCATTACCTTACACGTTTACTACGTTTCCATGATCATACTGAAATATAACTCAATGCTCACCGATGGCACTAACATCTGTAAATTGTTCCAAATGTCTACATAATCAATTACAGCACTTTTATGACCACAGAATACATGAAATTAACATCAGATACTCCTATAAATGAATGCAATAACTCGCTGTGAATTAAAATATGTTGATACATTGCGACACAGTTTTTATTGATGTTAATaccattttcattattttcttagGAATTCAGAGATTGGTTTCGAAAAGAGGAAAAAGTTTCTTCAGGAAAAGAATATACTTTGGGAATTTTTTCGGAAAAAGTGAAGTTTACAATTGGCCAACGTCACCGCAGAACATTGTGAGTCTTGCATATTTAAATATAACTAAATTGTGATTTTCAAACCTTATAACATATGCTTTATACTCAGTATTTTGACTATTTTTGCataatatttatttgaattcacaaacatctgcAATGCATTTACAGTAAAATCAATTGATCGCTCAACACTACTTCCTCATTGTAAATCACATTAAAAGACCACTATATTATACAATGATAATTTCAATTTTCTCTCCTTagagaaaatattttcaaatatattttagaATATTCCTGTATCAGCCTACAAAATGAAACACAATGTGTCAATATTCGCCTTAATGGCAATAATCAATCAAAATTGTCGGATAATTTCTATCTAGAAGTAACTCTACAAACATTATGAGTATAATAAAGATAGCCATTACATTTTCAAGCGATCACTCGATTTTACTCCTCTTGTAACATTTCACAGAAATGGGACACATATGTACGTGTTCAACATACTTTATACTCCTGTTCCATTCAACTGAAACTTAGCTCAGGAACAATCGCAAATGTTAGAGGTACTTTAATCCCAAAATCGCCATCATTCTCCCCGCGGCAGGATAATACGACAGTAATAACCGTGCTCGCGTCCATCGACCGTAGCTGCGTGCCGCGATACGAGATCCACGGTAATTACAAGACCGAAAACTCTAATTAATCACGCGGTGATTACGTCGTTATACATCGCGGCTACATTAATCCGCATCGATTCATTGAAACTCGTTCATTAGGCGCATTAACGTGCCGTAATTATTTATTTGCGCCCGTAGCCGCTAATTAATCCGATTCTTGTACAAATAGTCGAGCCGGGTTTTGATTCCAGTTCAACGGTCTCCGCTAATTTGAACGTCTATCAAAGTTTATCGACGCGGGGGATTTTTCAGCAACGTTACATTGATTCGCGAGAATTCCCTTTAATTACGGTCACTAATATCGCAGTATAACCTCGTCTATccaagtggcttgaattcaagtaacttgactaatctgaacgaggctatattcaagtggcttgaattcaagtaacttgatgtCAAGTTTCGTGTTCACACAAGCCAAGTTACTTGGATTTGAGTGGTTTGAGTtcaaaagtaacttgaattcaagttgtcATACAAAATTCATGAAAATGGAGTCGAAAAAGGTTGTTGCATCTTGGTTGTTTGGATATGTATGTTTGAAATACGACATGCATTTTTGTCAGTCCCCTGGACGTTCACTCAGATGTTTGTCGATTTGCTTGAAATCTGTCTTGTAGGATACAGTATACGTATACATCAATCAATGTGTAGGGAAGCAAAAGTTGAAGGGACGTCAACTttacttgaagcttgaaaggatatttcacgtcaagtaaaataacacgtTCATATTGGTTAAATTTTCCcgaatcacttgcattcaagccacttgaattcaagtaacttgattaaCCTGAACATGCCTAAacgaaatagaaacttgaaggcATATTTCAGTTGAATCACTTGCATTAAAGCCActagaattcaagtaacttgaccaaTCTGAACAAAGCTTACGCGGTTGGTCGTTTCCGCGATCGATCATCGTCCTCTTCGAGGCGGGACGCGTTGGAATCCTCTGGTCGGTTTGTCACGGCGTCTTTAATCGTTCCCCACGTCGACGCGAAATGCAAATTTCTCCGCGTGTTCTGCATGCTCGCCGCGTGAAAATTGCGCGAATAACTGGACATGCAATCAAACGTTTCTTCGATGGTACGCTCGGTCTGAGTGAATTTCGACAGGCCATTCTGCACACCCCACCCTGCTTGGCGCTCCGCTGCGAACCACTGCCGAAATCCGCTTGTTTATACGTAAACCTGTTATTTAACGTATATTGTTGTATGGTACTTACGCAGTGCAGGGCATTACGAGCGAGTGCAATGTACCGTTGATTGCCGTGGGCGTCGTGATTCCCCTTCCCGATCCCCCTGTCCCCCCTTGCTCGATATCCCCACCGTTGGATATTATTCCTGATCGATTCGAAGAATCGAACTCGTCAATAATATCGAGGGCCATGCCCGAAATTACACGTTGCGAGGCTTCTGAGCGGTGTTTTCCTTCTATCGTTTTAGACGGCTGCTTTTCTCCAGGGTACGGCCGAGACGATCACGATTTTCACGATTTTTCAGTTTGGGTGATGTGAATGCTGTCTCGCGATTGAGATAGTAAAGCTGGATGATAGATTGGTAATCTGATAATGGTTTAAATTAGGTACTTCGAATACCGTTTAAAGTTAGAAATTTTTAGAAATTCTAAGAATTTTTCAAGTTATATTTtagttatattttatattttatattttaagtgCATGTGGTAGTGTTGAAAATTTTTGAGTTCTTATATTCTTACATATtagttttgtggactgaggagctTGGTAATACCATTGTCACAACGAGTTATAGAACAATTTTAAATTTCCAAATGTTTaagtattaaaaattaataactttTTAAATGTTGTAGTATTTCAAATATGCAGTACTTGATGCAACTGCAGTGCAGTGTGTAGTATGTCTGGATTATGTTTCCCCAAGTCGTTTAGAAATTTctgatttgaataatcattAGAATTGCTGAAAACGAATATTGAACCTCTGTCATTATTTATACAGGAAAATTGAAAATCAATGACCAACCTCGCTCATACTTACCATCTTTCATACATTTTGCTTACTAAATTCTTAGAGTTATAGTCTCTGATATGTATTATATTTGCAAATTAGCTAGAACGTGAACATTTTCAAAGACacaaattattagtttcatcggAATATATATCACAGCTTGTGTCaaatatttacatatatatTTGCCAACGTTCCATTGAAGCAACGATTTCTCAACACGTTTTTACTGTTCTCGGTATAATAAAGAAATGTCAAGAAATTTTCAAGTTGCACCCATGAGCTCATTACCATCGCATTCTTTACGACTTCTCGACCATTACACGTACTCGTATTTCTCGTTTGATCGCTGGCTGTCTTTCGTCGAAgtcaaaattttgcaaaaaaaTGGCTCCGATTCCACGGCGTTCCCATACGTGCACGAACAGTATCGATAAACGTTTCGTTCGTGTGCGTCGCGATCATCCACGGAACTTAAACGATTTCCCAACCGTTCGATGCGTTTTACAGCTCCATTTACGCGGGGACGGAACATAAATCAGGGACAGCAAGGAGGAAACAAATAATCGTTCCGTGGTCATTTAATGCATCGCATCCTTACTATAAAATACCGGTTTTCCTGAGCTATTGGTTACAGTGCATCCAAGGGAGGAATGTAAGGAAAAAAGACTGGTTTTCTACGATCGT contains:
- the LOC143186254 gene encoding uncharacterized protein LOC143186254; translation: MALDIIDEFDSSNRSGIISNGGDIEQGGTGGSGRGITTPTAINGTLHSLVMPCTAGSQRSAKQGGVCRMACRNSLRPSVPSKKRLIACPVIRAIFTRRACRTRGEICISRRRGERLKTP